A stretch of Pomacea canaliculata isolate SZHN2017 linkage group LG6, ASM307304v1, whole genome shotgun sequence DNA encodes these proteins:
- the LOC112566652 gene encoding uncharacterized protein LOC112566652 isoform X1, protein MTPGIEQIPSIKETVEQQKASSSSHKSKVARQLRLEMDDPVPPILHTPGIKQITQGNNNMDKPVTSSIRYLTSKVNNFYEDDLEMPKSPQLTYSLKDLEEMTMSFKNTSLTDTFTHTSVMVDDGKSHLTDYKSLPTYEKSCKAEAPNRQSNMILPSMPDLQSSRFLLEPPQEPVFARSVIDHNDLPPEPEFRSFQVNGNQLEHHFPGILSTNPEMYMHENSKRHLEEDKMAIMTDNRPVYATVASTQKCDQKKRGPRSVAERSRFGFRPDCGKMLNQTGCRNYEAQNKENRGGDAAGYIKLKEEGMIFDSVRKTSHSKLTSSDSNKENLENRYSLPTKPLFGTERFTMLTTVQKTIRP, encoded by the exons ATGACCCCAGGGATTGAACAGATCCCTTCTATAAAGGAAACTGTTGAGCAACAAAAGGCATCATCCAGCTCCCACAAAAGCAAGGTGGCCAGACAGCTGAGGCTGGAGATGGATGATCCAGTGCCACCTATTCTACATACCCCAGGAATCAAGCAGATTACCCAAGGAAACAACAATATGGACAAGCCAGTCACATCAAGCATCAGATACCTGACTTCGAAAGTAAACAACTTCTATGAAGATGACTTGGAGATGCCAAAATCTCCACAGTTGACATACAGTCTTAAG GATCTGGAAGAGATGACAATGAGTTTCAAAAACACGAGTTTAACTGACACATTCACCCACACGTCGGTCATGGTGGATGATGGTAAAAGTCACCTGACAGATTATAAAAGTCTACCAACTTATGAAAAGAGTTGTAAAGCTGAAGCTCCCAACAGACAAAGTAATATGATTTTACCTAGTATGCCAGATCTCCAATCGTCTCGCTTTCTTTTAGAGCCTCCACAAGAACCTGTGTTTGCTAGGTCTGTTATTGATCATAATGATTTGCCACCTGAACCTGAATTTAGGTCTTTTCAAGTGAATGGAAACCAGCTGGAACACCATTTCCCTGGTATTCTGAGCACTAATCCTGAGATGTACATGCATGAAAATAGTAAAAGACATCTCGAGGAGGACAAGATGGCCATCATGACAGATAATCGGCCAGTGTATGCCACTGTTGCAAGTACCCAGAAATGTGACCAGAAGAAGCGTGGCCCAAGATCTGTTGCTGAGCGAAGCAGGTTTGGCTTCAGGCCTGATTGTGGAAAAATGCTGAACCAGACAGGGTGTCGAAACTATGAAGCCCAGAACAAGGAAAACAGGGGGGGAGATGCAGCAGGTTATATAAAGCTAAAAGAAGAGGGTATGATCTTCGATAGTGTAAGAAAGACCAGTCACTCTAAACTTACATCCTCTGACAGTAACaaagaaaatcttgaaaatCGTTATAGCTTGCCTACAAAGCCTCTCTTTGGAACAGAGAGATTCACCATGCTGACAACAGTGCAGAAGACGATAAGGCCATAG
- the LOC112566652 gene encoding uncharacterized protein LOC112566652 isoform X2: MSTLASSNQSSTRFFSALRHLARDVDDGMRKLQQRFEPGGQSTTDGQGQHVTGMKLTLEWKKEIEALMKSGHEVLRDMKDKSKQFETSLQIIQELIDIQQTQTVQIQSYLQQYGYLLPTEETSSCTEGSETNAEKTELNQNNPIEKAPQQSNEMSPRLEDFGISSYTLSMLSHPKVAELQQDFKVSTGFSQRSQNQGANVKHDFIPTPFQNKGLMVTPSLFPDCNNSIYGRSEDLTCSPTCSIFTKIGQTPLCHQVQELKHSPDKKIWQRHWSFQTVQFLLFYTPLE, translated from the exons ATGTCAACATTGGCATCTAGCAATCAGAGCAGCACAAGGTTCTTTAGTGCATTGCGGCACTTAGCCAGAGATGTTGATGATGGAATGAGAAAGTTGCAGCAGAGGTTTGAGCCCGGGGGACAGTCAACAACAGATGGTCAGGGTCAGCATGTCACTGGAATGAAGTTAACGCTGGAGtggaaaaaggaaatagaagCTTTAATG AAATCTGGGCATGAAGTATTAAGAGATATGaaagacaaaagcaaacagTTTGAAACAAGCCTCCAGATTATACAAGAGCTGATAGATATCCAGCAAACTCAGACTGTTCAGATCCAAAGCTACCTGCAGCAATATGGCTACTTGCTACCTACAG AAGAAACAAGCTCATGTACTGAAGGAAGTGAAACAAATGCTGAAAAAACTGAGCTGAATCAGAATAA TCCTATTGAAAAAGCTCCACAGCAGTCTAATGAAATGTCTCCTCGTCTTGAGGATTTTGGCATTAGTAGCTATACACTCAGCATGTTATCACATCCCAAAGTGGCAGAGCTACAGCAAGATTTCAAAGTCTCCACAGGCTTTTCACAAAG ATCTCAGAACCAGGGAGCCAATGTTAAACATGATTTTATACCAACCCCTTTCCAAAACAAGGGGCTGATGGTTACCCCTAGTCTTTTTCCAGACTGTAATAACAGCATTTATG GTAGATCAGAGGACTTGACTTGTAGTCCAACCTGCAGCATATTCACAAAGATTGGCCAGACACCTCTGTGTCATCAAGTGCAGGAGTTGAAGCATTCCCCTGACAAAAAAATTTGGCAAAGGCATTGGAGTTTTCAGACAGTCCAGTTCCTCCTGTTCTACACACCCCTGGAATAA
- the LOC112566651 gene encoding uncharacterized protein LOC112566651 gives MQLHLSASNDSQPTVSASASTWGEITTTITTGDLTDSISSSDSDIGGKVAAGVVVPLLVLAVGLAVTYYCYRKRFPVRMVMGRNFGKFSNPNYARPARPHSLVRKDADDVFQQMQPVSVSTVNLENGNDYEKTYVNAAFEFDSHDVDEEEVERRFRQHKPYLFKAARGDEVDGDAGSYDGTDDAAAVDDVDETEVKRKKNHGNAPPQGPGDRVRDETYQNVLHAGETPTATITHEKRQGQGYLSEESAFIPDDCQRESKNSSKSSQDYDEEDGWSDDFSSVASNSFDEESQATAPPISVLQHELNNEERWSSTSKVPESSSVFIDNPAVKPPGNAYDSSMTVKEFLQRIKEQHGLAGEGQQGTLYGRNPRSGSLVTRSDVAALAKRRSHSLVGAIYRDDKAVPEPLILTQQSLTFVNPEDSYNSFAESKHAPNSSVFATYDDLSVLANNHFKDERMNGDNLQRRDGELAAENSYKNPRYYTVSHAETEVRSQSLSFAELDASQVALTQDDIQASYKETDNSQRGSESLLDALENVHSPDPEPYKNVSLVEHEPYENAHIPDQEQYDTENVRLPEFERYEPDSIHLPLPEPFVTENIHLPLPEPYDTENIHLPLSETFVTENIPPPLPEPFVTENIHLPLPEPFDIESIHLPLPEPFDIESIHLPLPEPLDIESIHLPPPVLNDTENVSLPDPEPHDTEIISLSEPEPYVTNGIPMSLGFLRNPSDNVSESYTNASVLLPQNPDSNVGLSHEEDSSRTQSEKSLVGSDKTASTTDEETERRESVPLRTLTAESDAYSSPQISSDDSDLETNVPKQIAPTSSRHEPQRKLQLVPGITFSDSSSDDNDERKSEVTLTHGLTNPLQKDLDSNVKSRNDGSYVTLRGHTPVEPTRLVTRNRPVGLAALRSLEATYRTKEGEDDNNDEEEYEKLTFDDIDSALQDFGGPAARAQPKVSGHNNNTKNTFVFSEDHPDDIDV, from the exons ATGCAGCTACATTTGTCAGCAAGCAATGATTCACAA ccAACCGTCTCTGCGTCCGCTTCGACGTGGGGTGAGATCACCACAACAATCACCACAGGCGATCTCACggacagcatcagcagcagcgacaGCGACATCGGGGGCAAGGTGGCAGCAGGGGTGGTCGTCCCTCTGTTGGTGTTGGCCGTTGGGCTGGCCGTGACGTATTACTGTTACCGCAAGCGCTTCCCCGTGCGCATGGTGATGGGCCGTAACTTCGGCAAGTTCAGTAACCCCAACTACGCCCGTCCTGCGCGACCCCACAGCCTGGTGAGAAAAGATGCCGATGATGTCTTTCAGCAGATGCAGCCTGTCAGCGTGTCCACCGTCAACCTCGAAAACGGTAACGACTATGAGAAAACCTACGTCAACGCTGCTTTCGAGTTCGACTCGCACGACGTCGATGAGGAAGAAGTCGAACGTCGGTTTCGCCAGCACAAGCCGTATCTTTTCAAAGCGGCGCGCGGAGACGAGGTAGATGGAGACGCTGGCAGCTACGACGGCACCGATGATGCAGCTGCGGTAGACGACGTAGACGAGACTGAGGTGAAACGCAAAAAGAATCACGGGAACGCGCCTCCGCAAGGCCCGGGTGACAGAGTTAGAGATGAAACTTACCAAAATGTTCTCCATGCAGGCGAGACCCCTACCGCCACGATAACCCACGAAAAGCGTCAAGGTCAAGGATATCTGTCTGAGGAATCAGCGTTCATCCCTGACGACTGTCAGCGAGAAAGCAAGAACTCCAGCAAAAGCTCTCAGGACTACGACGAGGAGGATGGCTGGAGTGACGACTTTTCGTCGGTCGCCTCAAACAGCTTTGACGAAGAATCACAGGCCACGGCTCCACCCATCAGTGTACTTCAACATGAGCTCAATAACGAAGAACGTTGGTCTTCAACGTCAAAAGTTCCAGAAAGTAGTTCAGTTTTTATTGACAACCCTGCAGTTAAACCTCCTGGAAATGCGTATGATTCGTCCATGACTGTCAAAGAGTTTCTGCAGCGCATCAAAGAGCAGCATGGTCTAGCAGGAGAGGGACAACAGGGGACGCTTTATGGAAGGAATCCTAGGTCTGGAAGCCTAGTTACTCGGTCTGATGTTGCAGCGTTGGCCAAAAGAAGGTCGCATTCTTTGGTCGGTGCAATCTATAGGGATGATAAGGCTGTCCCCGAACCTTTAATATTGACGCAGCAGTCATTAACATTTGTAAACCCCGAAGACAGTTATAACTCTTTTGCTGAAAGTAAACATGCACCAAACAGTTCTGTTTTTGCTACATACGACGATCTCTCGGTACTGGCTAACAATCATTTCAAAGATGAACGGATGAATGGTGACAACTTGCAAAGGAGAGATGGTGAGCTCGCAGCGGAGAACAGTTACAAAAATCCAAGATATTATACTGTGTCTCACGCCGAGACTGAAGTGAGGTCACAGTCACTCTCGTTTGCAGAGCTCGATGCCAGTCAGGTGGCCCTCACTCAAGATGACATCCAGGCCAGTTACAAGGAGACAGATAATTCGCAAAGAGGCAGTGAGTCCCTTCTTGACGCTTTAGAGAACGTCCACTCACCAGACCCTGAGCCATATAAGAATGTGAGTCTTGTAGAGCATGAACCATATGAGAATGCCCACATTCCAGACCAGGAACAATACGACACAGAAAATGTCAGACTTCCAGAGTTTGAGCGATATGAACCAGATAGCATCCACCTTCCATTGCCTGAGCCATTTGTCACAGAAAACATCCACCTTCCCCTGCCTGAGCCATATGACACTGAGAACATCCACCTTCCACTGTCTGAGACATTTGTCACAGAAAACATCCCCCCTCCACTGCCTGAGCCATTTGTCACAGAAAACATCCACCTTCCACTGCCTGAACCATTTGACATAGAGAGCATCCACCTTCCACTGCCTGAACCATTTGACATAGAGAGCATCCACCTTCCACTGCCTGAGCCATTAGACATAGAGAGTATCCACCTTCCACCGCCTGTGCTAAATGACACAGAGAACGTCAGTCTCCCAGACCCGGAGCCACATGACACCGAGATAATCAGCCTTTCAGAACCCGAACCGTATGTCACGAATGGGATACCAATGTCGCTCGGCTTTCTTCGGAATCCTTCAGACAATGTTTCCGAAAGCTATACAAATGCTTCTGTTCTCCTCCCTCAAAACCCCGACAGCAACGTTGGCTTAAGCCACGAAGAAGATTCTTCTAGAACACAGTCAGAGAAAAGCTTGGTGGGGTCAGATAAAACCGCATCGACCACAGACGAGGagacagaaaggagagaaagtgtTCCGTTAAGAACACTGACAGCTGAGTCGGATGCGTATAGTTCTCCTCAGATATCATCGGATGACTCTGACCTAGAAACTAATGTACCAAAGCAGATCGCACCCACTAGCAGTCGTCACGAGCCTCAGCGGAAGTTGCAGCTGGTTCCAGGAATCACGTTCTCGGACTCCTCAAGCGATGACAACGATGAACGGAAAAGTGAGGTAACTTTGACCCATGGACTTACTAATCCCTTACAGAAGGACCTGGACTCGAACGTGAAATCAAGGAACGATGGCAGTTATGTGACCCTAAGAGGACACACACCAGTCGAACCGACACGACTTGTTACTCGCAACAGACCTGTGGGTCTGGCCGCCTTGCGGTCGCTGGAAGCGACTTACCGGACCAAGGAAGGAGAAGATGACAACAACGACGAAGAGGAGTATGAGAAACTGACTTTTGACGATATCGATTCAGCACTGCAGGATTTCGGCGGCCCAGCTGCACGTGCGCAGCCAAAAGTCTCCGGCCACAATAACAATACCAAgaacacttttgttttttcagaagACCATCCTGATGATATTGATGTTTGA